From Mucilaginibacter gotjawali:
TTATCCGGAAAATGGTTGATAAACCAGCCCACAAATGCCTTTGATGCCCGCTCCATCAGGTCGATGGAGGCAATCGGCTCATGAGCGATGGTATATGCATCCGCTTCGCGGATCTGGGGGGCAATTAGTAAAGGCAGCATAATGCTTAAAGTTACGATTGCAAAATTTGTTTGCAAATACTTTTAGCAGATAAGAATTATGCTATAACGCGATGTTCTGGCGGTGAACCGATGGGTTACTTTACCTCGGCCGCAATAGATATTGCCTTTTCTAAAACCTCATCTCTGCCTTCAATAATTCCCTTTGCAGTTGGTTTTACAACAATATCCACGGCTATTCCTACGCGCTGCGTTTCGCGGCCATCGGGATAATATACACCCAACCCCGACATATAAGAGGCATAACCGCCCGGAAAAACAATCTTCACCACGTCTCCATCCGCGCCGGCGGTTTGGCTGCCTACCGTTACCACGTTCGGAGCATTTTGCAGGCTCATTGCTAAAAACTCTCCGTGGCTTTGGGTTTCCTCATTCACCAGCAGAATGATCTTCCCTTTATAAACGTTATTATTTGGTGCAATAGCCTTTAACCTTGAAACAGGTACAAAGACACCGGGAAAAGCAAGGTCGGGCACGGTGATTTTCACGGGTGGTTTTGTGGCATAGCCAATATATTCGGCAAGCTTATTTTGAACGTCATACGGATAGTTTCTGATATCAAAAATAAGTGCTTTGGTATTCATAAACTTCACCATTGCCTCATCTACTTTATCCGGCTTAAGGTAACGCAAATTGATGTAGCCGATATTATTGTCAAGCATTTTCCAGGTTCCATTTTTAGAAATAGCTGTGTCTATTTTTAAATCACCAAGGGGGTAAAGTTTTAGCTGTTTGGTTGCGGCCAGGCCCCTCCGTTCGTATGTTACATCAAGGCGGCCGGTATGACCACGCAACAAAAGCAGCACAACATTGCGAAGCAGGGTAACTTCATTTGATCCGTACGTGAATTGTAGCTTTTCTTTAAACAATTGGCCAACGTCTTTTCCATCCACTTTTAATATCCTGTCGCCAGGCAGCAGCTCGCTTTTATCAGCCACTATATAATTGTAATATCCGGTCACCAAAACCGTATCATTTATTATTTTCAGGCTGATCGGGCTGCGATATTTTCCGTTGATTTCCCGCAGTTGATCTGTGCCGAAAAAGGCATGGGTATCGTTTATTTTTCTTACCAGACGTAACATTGCCATATGATAGGCGACGGTATCGGCAGCATCATTAAATTGTGGTACCATTTCATCCAGCACCTTGTTCCAATCTTCGCCTACTGCATATTTATAGGGATAAAAATAGTTAATAATGTTCCAATACCTGAAAAGCGATAACAAACGATAAGGGGCGGCAGGATAAATATAACCAGGGTATTCTTTTTCATTGCCCAAACCAACATTCCCCACCCGGGTAAACTTTGCGTAGTAATAATTATGCTGTACCCGGTTAAGTTGAATATAGTGAAGGACGTTTGATAAAGAATCGGTAAAAATATTCTTGTCATCCATCCAGTGCAGATCGAGGTTGCGTTTTAAACTGTCGGGCAGGTTATTTTCACATGATCTGCAGGGCGGCACGTCGCCAAGGCTTTTTATCCAGTCGATATAAAAACTGCTCAATTGCTCCTTGGTGCCAACAGCGGGCAATAGCTTTATATGATCAACCAGGGCCTGATCCCAATCCAACTTGCCGGTAGCGACTGCAGGATGATAATATTTTAAAAAGCCCCATACTTTGCATAACGAGGCCAGTTTTTGGTTATCGGAAATGGTTGGTTGGGCGAAAGTGGTATTGGCAAAAAATAGCAATAATATGATTGCGATGAGGTTGTTTTTTTGGTTTTTCAAAGGTTGAATAGTTTAGGGGCTGAAGGAATTAATAATGATACCGGCATTGAAGAATAACGATCGAATCCTTATCAATTTTATATACCAACCTGTGCTCCAAAGTTATTCGCCTGGACCACCAGCCGGCAAGGTTATGTTTTAAGGGCTCGGGTTTCCCGCTGCCTTCAAATGGAATGCGTTCAATTTCTTTTACCAGTGAATTGACTTTTTTTACCATGGCTTTGTCTGTATTTTGCCAATACAGGTAATCATCCCATGCCTGGTCCAGAAAAACGATCTTCATTCTTCTATAAGCCTTCTTTCTTTACCTAACCCTTTTTCATAGGCTTCAATGCCTTGTAATAGCCGTGAAGCATTTGCGGGGCTTTTAAGCAGATAAAATGTTTCTTCCATGCTTTCATAGTCGGATTTTGAAAGTACTACAACATCTTCGCCATTTGCACTCGTCACATAAAGTGGTGTATGGTTATTCCGAACTTTATCCAAATAGGATTTTAACTTCTGGCGGAAACTTGTGTAAGTTGTAACCTGCATTTAATGATTTTTTATAAAGATAAAAAACATTATTTATATGTACAAGAAATTGTACATATGAGTTACGCTACTTAATTTTCATCTCCTTTTTCAAAAACTGCCCTGTAAAGCTTTCTTTTACTTTGCACAAAGCCTCCGGCGTTCCGGAAAATAATATTTTACCGCCGCCTGAGCCACCTTCGGGGCCGAGGTCGATCACATGGTCAACTACTTTAATTACATCCAGGTTATGCTCAATCACCAGTACGGTATTGCCTTTATCAACCAGTTGGTTTAACACGCCGAGCAGTACGTTGATGTCCTCAAAGTGAAGCCCGGTTGTTGGCTCGTCAAGGATATAAAAAGTATTCCCCGTATCTTTTTTGGAAAGTTCTGTCGCCAGTTTAACGCGCTGCGCTTCGCCGCCTGATAGTGTAGTGGACGATTGCCCTAAAGTGATATAACCCAGTCCCACATCAAACAGGGTTTTTACCTTGCGGTAGATGGCCGGGATGTGTTCAAAAAATGTGGTTGCATCTTCAATACTCATATCCAGCACATCGCTGATGGATTTGCCCCGGTAACGCACTTCCAGTGTTTCGCGATTGTAGCGCCTGCCGCCGCATTCTTCGCAGGGCACCTGCACATCCGGCAAAAAGTTCATTTCTATTACCTTTAAGCCGGCACCCTGGCAGGTTTCGCAGCGCCCGCCCTTTACGTTGAACGAAAAACGGCCCGGCTTATAACCCCTGATCCTTGATTCAGGCAATTGGACATAAAGGTTACGGATATCCGAAAATACCCCTGTATATGTTGCCGGGTTTGAACGCGGCGTGCGGCCGATTGGCGTTTGATCTATCTCAATTACCTTGTCAATATGCTCTAAACCTTCTATTTTTTCATAAGGCAGCGGATGTTTTTTAGCCCTGAAAAAATGGTGGTTCAGTATCGGGTATAACGTTTCAGTGATCAGGCTTGATTTGCCGCTGCCGGATACACCGGTAATACCAATCAGCTTGCCTAATGGAAAATCAACCGATACTTTCTTTAAATTATGCCCTGTTGCCTTTTTCAGGCTCAATATTTTACCCGTCCCTGCACGTCTCTTCTCAGGGATCGCTATTTCGCGCTCGCCGTTGATATAGGAGGTTGTGAGGGTATGCTGCTTCATTAGCTCGGCAGGTGTGCCCTGGGCAACAATTTCACCGCCGTGTACGCCGGCCGCGGGGCCCATATCAATTACATGATCGGCATGCAGGATCATATCCTTATCGTGTTCAACCACTAATACGGTATTGCCCAGGTCGCGCAGATTTTTTAGTGCGTTGATCAGGCGCTCATTGTCCCGCTGGTGCAGGCCGATGCTCGGTTCGTCCAAAATATACATTACATTCATCAGCTGTGAGCCGATCTGCGTAGCCAGCCTGATGCGTTGCGCCTCGCCACCAGACAGGGTTTTGGCTGTTCGGTCGAGTGTTAAATAACTTAAACCAACGTCCAGTAAAAAAACTATCCTGGCGCGGATCTCCTTTAGTATTTCTTTGGCGATGACATTCTGGCGATCTGTTAAACGGCCTTCCAGGTTGGCAAACCATTCCTGCAGGGTGCGGATGTCCATGCAAGCCAGCTCAAATATGTTTTTATCATCAACCTTAAAATGCAGCGATTCTTTTTTCAGCCGGGCGCCTTCGCATGTCGTGCAGGTTTTTAATACCCTGTAGTTCTCCATATCATCCATGCCTTCGTCGCCACGGCGTTCCTGCTGTTCTTCCAGCATCCGTACAATACCGTCAAATGCTACCTGGTAACTCTGCACATTCCATTTGTTGTACTCAACGGCTACGGTTATCATTTCAGTTGATCCATTCAGGATGATATCCAGGTGATCTCGTGAAAGTTTTTCAATAGGGGTTGATAGCGAGAACTCGTATTTTTTAGCAAGCGCCTTTAACACCTGGAAGATCCATGTTTCGCGGTATTCCCCGATAGGAGCAAGGCCACCGTTGAGGATATTTAGTTTGGGATTGGGGATAACCGATGCCTCATCTACCTCGAAAATATAACCCAGCCCGTTGCATTTATCACAGGCGCCATACGGGGAATTAAATGAAAATGTATTTGGCTGCGGCTCGTCATAAGAAATTCCTGAGATCGGGTCCATCAGGTATTTACTGTAGTAGAAAACGTTGTTGTCTTTATCTGCAATCCGGATGATGCCTTTGGCAACTTTTAAAGCCGTTTGGATGGAAGTGTACAGTCGTTTGGCATCTTTTTCTTCAATCACCAGGCGGTCAACCACAATATCAATATCATGAATTTTATAACGATCGACCTGCATTTTTGGCTCCACATCGGCCATTGCCCCATCGATATAAACCTTTAAATAGCCCTGTTTGCGGATCTGCTCAAACAATTCGCGGTAATGGCCCTTGCGGGCTTTAACCACCGGTGCAAGGATATTTACCGGCTGCCCGTTAAATCTTTCGGATATGGTTTTCAGAATCTGGTCTTCAGACATGCGCTCCATTTTCTCGCCGCTTACGTAGGAGTAGGCCTCGCCCGTACGGGCGAAAAGCAAACGCATAAAGTCGTAAATCTCGGTAATGGTACCGACGGTTGAACGCGGGTTTTTGCTGGTTGTTTTTTGCTCGATAGCAATAACGGGGCTGAGGCCCGAAACCTTGTCCACATCGGGCCGTTCCATTCCACCCATAAACTGGCGTGAGTAGGCCGAAAATGTTTCCATATACCGGCGCTGCCCTTCGGCATAAATGGTATCAAAAGCCAGGGATGATTTTCCGCTGCCGCTTAAGCCGGTGATGACCACCAACTGGTTACGCGGAAAAGAAACATCTATATTTTTTAAATTATGTACCCTGGCCCCGTACACTTCCACTTCGTTTTGCTCGCCAAGGTCGATAGTTTTCTCAATCATTTATTGAATTATTGATTTAGTGAATTAGTGAGTTAGTGATTGTTTAAAAATGGATAAATTGAATGCAAAAAAAACGTTGAGCTGAAATTGCAGGTAAGCTATAATCCCAACCACTTTTTCATTCAATAATTCACTAACTCACTAATTCAATAATTAGCCCCGCAAAGATAAATAAAAAAGGCCGGGCTCCCACCTGGAAGTCCGGCCTTTAAGTGCTCCGTAACATGAATTTTTACGCGCCAATGGTAAACTGATCAGTTATACGCAAATAGCTCGTTAGGTTTTAAATAGGTTTTATAGCCATACTTTCCGGGCTGGCTGATAATTTGTTTCATGGCAATAATGTTATACACGTAGGCTGCGGTTTCGCCATTCAAATGCATCAGGAAATAATTATCCTCGTTTTGCCTGTTTATCGCCCTTTCAATCTGGTTCTCTCCGTTGTTATAGGCCGCAGCAGCTAAAGTCCAGCTATTAAACTCCACATAGAGTTCTTTGATGTATTTACAAGCTGCGATGGTTGATTTGCGGGTATTCATGCGCTCATCAACCCCGTCCCGAACTTTCAGGCCATAAGTACGCGCGGTGCCTGGCATAAACTGCCATATTCCCTTTGCTCCCCTTGCAGATGTACCTTCGCAAAGGCCCGACTCAACCAGGGGGATATATTTAAAGTCATCGGGAATTCCGTAGGCTTTTAAAATAGGTTCAATGATGGGAAATAATTGCAGGGCTTTTGTCTGGAGGATGTTTGTCCTTACATTTCTGAAATTATGCTTAACAAGCGAACGCTGTAATTTGCGTTTTACACTGGCATCATTAATTGGCAAAGCTTCGTTAGCGAAGCTAAAATCATTTTCGGCTGCAATGCTTTTTGGGACAAAATTTACAGTTTTAAATGCAAGGGCAGGAACGTTGATTACCGGTTTTACCGCCGGTTCAACCACTGTTTTGCTTCCCATTGCGCTGTAAATATTAAGCGTTGAAATGATAACCAGCACAATTATTACGGAGCACGTAATCAAGTGTTTTTTAGTCATTTCTTTTTAATCATAAGCTGTACATTTGGTAGAATGTGCTGCAAAGGTAATTTATATAAAGCACATTATCAAATACTTAGCTTTTTGCGACTTTTGAAAACATTGGTTTTTGGTTCAAAAACGCCTTTTAAAAGCCCTAAAGCAAGATTTTGAGCCGTTGAAAAAAATTATAATTATCGGCCTAAAAACCGTAACTTTGACCCTCCACGCTGAGAAAGCGCTAAATAAAAAACTATGGTATTTAAGAAACCAGGGAGCAGTCGAAACGACCAGTCCGGCAGATCATCAAACAGGGCTTCAAAGCAAGATGACAGGCCAAAAAGAGCCTCCTCATCAAGAGGAAATACTGCAAAAGGGAGCGATCGTTCCGATAGCAACAAACCACCCCGTAAAGATTACAGCGAACGCCCGGCCGAAAAAAGATCTTTTTCGTCTTCAGGCAGTAAGCCTTATCAAAGCAGGCAAAGCGATGGTGACAAGCCTGCAAGCAGCTTTAGCGGTGGTGAAAAAAAATCGTTTACCCCAAAGGGCAGGCCATATACCGGGCGCCCGGCTGATAATGATGACCGGCCAAAAAGAAGTTTCGGCGGCGACTCAGCTGGCGGAAAGAAATCATTTGCACC
This genomic window contains:
- a CDS encoding S41 family peptidase; the encoded protein is MKNQKNNLIAIILLLFFANTTFAQPTISDNQKLASLCKVWGFLKYYHPAVATGKLDWDQALVDHIKLLPAVGTKEQLSSFYIDWIKSLGDVPPCRSCENNLPDSLKRNLDLHWMDDKNIFTDSLSNVLHYIQLNRVQHNYYYAKFTRVGNVGLGNEKEYPGYIYPAAPYRLLSLFRYWNIINYFYPYKYAVGEDWNKVLDEMVPQFNDAADTVAYHMAMLRLVRKINDTHAFFGTDQLREINGKYRSPISLKIINDTVLVTGYYNYIVADKSELLPGDRILKVDGKDVGQLFKEKLQFTYGSNEVTLLRNVVLLLLRGHTGRLDVTYERRGLAATKQLKLYPLGDLKIDTAISKNGTWKMLDNNIGYINLRYLKPDKVDEAMVKFMNTKALIFDIRNYPYDVQNKLAEYIGYATKPPVKITVPDLAFPGVFVPVSRLKAIAPNNNVYKGKIILLVNEETQSHGEFLAMSLQNAPNVVTVGSQTAGADGDVVKIVFPGGYASYMSGLGVYYPDGRETQRVGIAVDIVVKPTAKGIIEGRDEVLEKAISIAAEVK
- a CDS encoding Txe/YoeB family addiction module toxin is translated as MKIVFLDQAWDDYLYWQNTDKAMVKKVNSLVKEIERIPFEGSGKPEPLKHNLAGWWSRRITLEHRLVYKIDKDSIVILQCRYHY
- a CDS encoding type II toxin-antitoxin system Phd/YefM family antitoxin, with the translated sequence MQVTTYTSFRQKLKSYLDKVRNNHTPLYVTSANGEDVVVLSKSDYESMEETFYLLKSPANASRLLQGIEAYEKGLGKERRLIEE
- the uvrA gene encoding excinuclease ABC subunit UvrA translates to MIEKTIDLGEQNEVEVYGARVHNLKNIDVSFPRNQLVVITGLSGSGKSSLAFDTIYAEGQRRYMETFSAYSRQFMGGMERPDVDKVSGLSPVIAIEQKTTSKNPRSTVGTITEIYDFMRLLFARTGEAYSYVSGEKMERMSEDQILKTISERFNGQPVNILAPVVKARKGHYRELFEQIRKQGYLKVYIDGAMADVEPKMQVDRYKIHDIDIVVDRLVIEEKDAKRLYTSIQTALKVAKGIIRIADKDNNVFYYSKYLMDPISGISYDEPQPNTFSFNSPYGACDKCNGLGYIFEVDEASVIPNPKLNILNGGLAPIGEYRETWIFQVLKALAKKYEFSLSTPIEKLSRDHLDIILNGSTEMITVAVEYNKWNVQSYQVAFDGIVRMLEEQQERRGDEGMDDMENYRVLKTCTTCEGARLKKESLHFKVDDKNIFELACMDIRTLQEWFANLEGRLTDRQNVIAKEILKEIRARIVFLLDVGLSYLTLDRTAKTLSGGEAQRIRLATQIGSQLMNVMYILDEPSIGLHQRDNERLINALKNLRDLGNTVLVVEHDKDMILHADHVIDMGPAAGVHGGEIVAQGTPAELMKQHTLTTSYINGEREIAIPEKRRAGTGKILSLKKATGHNLKKVSVDFPLGKLIGITGVSGSGKSSLITETLYPILNHHFFRAKKHPLPYEKIEGLEHIDKVIEIDQTPIGRTPRSNPATYTGVFSDIRNLYVQLPESRIRGYKPGRFSFNVKGGRCETCQGAGLKVIEMNFLPDVQVPCEECGGRRYNRETLEVRYRGKSISDVLDMSIEDATTFFEHIPAIYRKVKTLFDVGLGYITLGQSSTTLSGGEAQRVKLATELSKKDTGNTFYILDEPTTGLHFEDINVLLGVLNQLVDKGNTVLVIEHNLDVIKVVDHVIDLGPEGGSGGGKILFSGTPEALCKVKESFTGQFLKKEMKIK
- a CDS encoding lytic transglycosylase domain-containing protein, producing the protein MTKKHLITCSVIIVLVIISTLNIYSAMGSKTVVEPAVKPVINVPALAFKTVNFVPKSIAAENDFSFANEALPINDASVKRKLQRSLVKHNFRNVRTNILQTKALQLFPIIEPILKAYGIPDDFKYIPLVESGLCEGTSARGAKGIWQFMPGTARTYGLKVRDGVDERMNTRKSTIAACKYIKELYVEFNSWTLAAAAYNNGENQIERAINRQNEDNYFLMHLNGETAAYVYNIIAMKQIISQPGKYGYKTYLKPNELFAYN